In Penaeus vannamei isolate JL-2024 chromosome 14, ASM4276789v1, whole genome shotgun sequence, one DNA window encodes the following:
- the LOC113825738 gene encoding Y-box factor homolog isoform X3: protein MADPETQAKPEEQPKAPAKAKEVLATKVTGTVKWFNVKSGYGFINRHDTKEDVFVHQSAITKNNPRKYVRSVGDGEEVEFDVVVGEKGNEAANVTGPGGEAVKGSSYAHDRDVPLQGSPYAADRRRGYRRRYYRRAAPGEEGEEVEGGGEFTPQVRGRGRGGGFRGRVPRRFYRGRFFGRGRGRGAGRGGYDAGYADYEGEMMEGEAVPMRGRGRGRGRSRGRGGRTPRGYFRRYYSAPRPQQEMMGGPEEVPRRRFRRGGRGRGRGGRFSGAPETRPEASAEECKEGNVESEGEQPEARTEAVGEGQQAGQEGQAAPAAQPQQPVENTTAESSA from the exons ATGGCGGACCCGGAGACACAAGCCAAGCCTGAAGAACAACCCAAGGCACCTGCTAAAGCGAAAGAAGTCCTTg CCACCAAGGTAACCGGCACTGTGAAATGGTTCAATGTGAAGAGTGGCTACGGCTTCATCAACCGGCATGACACCAAGGAGGACGTGTTTGTCCACCAGTCAGCCATCACCAAGAACAATCCCAGGAAGTACGTGCGTTCAGTGGGCgacggggaggaggtggagttcgATGTTGTGGTTGGCGAGAAGGGCAACGAGGCTGCCAATGTCACTGGGCCTGGTGGAGAGGCTGTGAAG GGGTCGTCTTATGCTCATGACCGTGATGTTCCCCTGCAGGGGTCGCCCTACGCAGCAGACCGACGCCGAGGCTACCGCCGACGCTACTATCGTCGTGCAGCtcctggagaggaaggggaagaggtcgagggagggggagaattcaCACCACAGGTGAGGGGCCGCGGCCGAGGAGGTGGATTCCGTGGCCGTGTGCCTCGCAGGTTCTACCGTGGCCGCTTCTTTGGGCGTGGTCGTGGCCGCGGAGCTGGACGCGGGGGCTATGATGCTGGCTATGCTGACTATgagggagagatgatggagggagaagcTGTGCCCATGAGAGGCCGTGGAAGGGGACGAGGCCGCAGCAGGGGCAGAGGAGGACGCACCCCACGTGGATACTTCCGCCGTTACTATAGTGCTCCCCGACCACAGCAAGAAATGATGGGCGGCCCAGAGGAGGTCCCACGCCGCAGATTCCGCCGTGGAGGCCGTGGCCGTGGCCGTGGCGGTCGCTTCAGCGGTGCTCCAGAGACCAGG CCTGAAGCATCAGCAGAAGAGTGTAAAGAAGGAAATGTTGAGTCTGAGGGAGAGCAACCAGAAGCTCGCACGGAAGCAGTG GGAGAGGGACAGCAGGCAGGTCAAGAAGGCCAGGCTGCACCTGCAGCACAGCCTCAGCAGCCAGTGGAGAACACAACTGCTGAAAGCTCTGCGTAA
- the LOC113825738 gene encoding Y-box factor homolog isoform X4 yields MADPETQAKPEEQPKAPAKAKEVLATKVTGTVKWFNVKSGYGFINRHDTKEDVFVHQSAITKNNPRKYVRSVGDGEEVEFDVVVGEKGNEAANVTGPGGEAVKGSPYAADRRRGYRRRYYRRAAPGEEGEEVEGGGEFTPQVRGRGRGGGFRGRVPRRFYRGRFFGRGRGRGAGRGGYDAGYADYEGEMMEGEAVPMRGRGRGRGRSRGRGGRTPRGYFRRYYSAPRPQQEMMGGPEEVPRRRFRRGGRGRGRGGRFSGAPETRPEASAEECKEGNVESEGEQPEARTEAVGEGQQAGQEGQAAPAAQPQQPVENTTAESSA; encoded by the exons ATGGCGGACCCGGAGACACAAGCCAAGCCTGAAGAACAACCCAAGGCACCTGCTAAAGCGAAAGAAGTCCTTg CCACCAAGGTAACCGGCACTGTGAAATGGTTCAATGTGAAGAGTGGCTACGGCTTCATCAACCGGCATGACACCAAGGAGGACGTGTTTGTCCACCAGTCAGCCATCACCAAGAACAATCCCAGGAAGTACGTGCGTTCAGTGGGCgacggggaggaggtggagttcgATGTTGTGGTTGGCGAGAAGGGCAACGAGGCTGCCAATGTCACTGGGCCTGGTGGAGAGGCTGTGAAG GGGTCGCCCTACGCAGCAGACCGACGCCGAGGCTACCGCCGACGCTACTATCGTCGTGCAGCtcctggagaggaaggggaagaggtcgagggagggggagaattcaCACCACAGGTGAGGGGCCGCGGCCGAGGAGGTGGATTCCGTGGCCGTGTGCCTCGCAGGTTCTACCGTGGCCGCTTCTTTGGGCGTGGTCGTGGCCGCGGAGCTGGACGCGGGGGCTATGATGCTGGCTATGCTGACTATgagggagagatgatggagggagaagcTGTGCCCATGAGAGGCCGTGGAAGGGGACGAGGCCGCAGCAGGGGCAGAGGAGGACGCACCCCACGTGGATACTTCCGCCGTTACTATAGTGCTCCCCGACCACAGCAAGAAATGATGGGCGGCCCAGAGGAGGTCCCACGCCGCAGATTCCGCCGTGGAGGCCGTGGCCGTGGCCGTGGCGGTCGCTTCAGCGGTGCTCCAGAGACCAGG CCTGAAGCATCAGCAGAAGAGTGTAAAGAAGGAAATGTTGAGTCTGAGGGAGAGCAACCAGAAGCTCGCACGGAAGCAGTG GGAGAGGGACAGCAGGCAGGTCAAGAAGGCCAGGCTGCACCTGCAGCACAGCCTCAGCAGCCAGTGGAGAACACAACTGCTGAAAGCTCTGCGTAA
- the LOC113825738 gene encoding Y-box factor homolog isoform X6 has product MADPETQAKPEEQPKAPAKAKEVLATKVTGTVKWFNVKSGYGFINRHDTKEDVFVHQSAITKNNPRKYVRSVGDGEEVEFDVVVGEKGNEAANVTGPGGEAVKGSPYAADRRRGYRRRYYRRAAPGEEGEEVEGGGEFTPQVRGRGRGGGFRGRVPRRFYRGRFFGRGRGRGAGRGGYDAGYADYEGEMMEGEAVPMRGRGRGRGRSRGRGGRTPRGYFRRYYSAPRPQQEMMGGPEEVPRRRFRRGGRGRGRGGRFSGAPETRGEGQQAGQEGQAAPAAQPQQPVENTTAESSA; this is encoded by the exons ATGGCGGACCCGGAGACACAAGCCAAGCCTGAAGAACAACCCAAGGCACCTGCTAAAGCGAAAGAAGTCCTTg CCACCAAGGTAACCGGCACTGTGAAATGGTTCAATGTGAAGAGTGGCTACGGCTTCATCAACCGGCATGACACCAAGGAGGACGTGTTTGTCCACCAGTCAGCCATCACCAAGAACAATCCCAGGAAGTACGTGCGTTCAGTGGGCgacggggaggaggtggagttcgATGTTGTGGTTGGCGAGAAGGGCAACGAGGCTGCCAATGTCACTGGGCCTGGTGGAGAGGCTGTGAAG GGGTCGCCCTACGCAGCAGACCGACGCCGAGGCTACCGCCGACGCTACTATCGTCGTGCAGCtcctggagaggaaggggaagaggtcgagggagggggagaattcaCACCACAGGTGAGGGGCCGCGGCCGAGGAGGTGGATTCCGTGGCCGTGTGCCTCGCAGGTTCTACCGTGGCCGCTTCTTTGGGCGTGGTCGTGGCCGCGGAGCTGGACGCGGGGGCTATGATGCTGGCTATGCTGACTATgagggagagatgatggagggagaagcTGTGCCCATGAGAGGCCGTGGAAGGGGACGAGGCCGCAGCAGGGGCAGAGGAGGACGCACCCCACGTGGATACTTCCGCCGTTACTATAGTGCTCCCCGACCACAGCAAGAAATGATGGGCGGCCCAGAGGAGGTCCCACGCCGCAGATTCCGCCGTGGAGGCCGTGGCCGTGGCCGTGGCGGTCGCTTCAGCGGTGCTCCAGAGACCAGG GGAGAGGGACAGCAGGCAGGTCAAGAAGGCCAGGCTGCACCTGCAGCACAGCCTCAGCAGCCAGTGGAGAACACAACTGCTGAAAGCTCTGCGTAA
- the LOC113825738 gene encoding Y-box factor homolog isoform X5, producing the protein MADPETQAKPEEQPKAPAKAKEVLATKVTGTVKWFNVKSGYGFINRHDTKEDVFVHQSAITKNNPRKYVRSVGDGEEVEFDVVVGEKGNEAANVTGPGGEAVKGSPYAADRRRGYRRRYYRRAAPGEEGEEVEGGGEFTPQVRGRGRGGGFRGRVPRRFYRGRFFGRGRGRGAGRGGYDAGYADYEGEMMEGEAVPMRGRGRGRGRSRGRGGRTPRGYFRRYYSAPRPQQEMMGGPEEVPRRRFRRGGRGRGRGGRFSGAPETRTSETQTQVAAEGQKGEGQQAGQEGQAAPAAQPQQPVENTTAESSA; encoded by the exons ATGGCGGACCCGGAGACACAAGCCAAGCCTGAAGAACAACCCAAGGCACCTGCTAAAGCGAAAGAAGTCCTTg CCACCAAGGTAACCGGCACTGTGAAATGGTTCAATGTGAAGAGTGGCTACGGCTTCATCAACCGGCATGACACCAAGGAGGACGTGTTTGTCCACCAGTCAGCCATCACCAAGAACAATCCCAGGAAGTACGTGCGTTCAGTGGGCgacggggaggaggtggagttcgATGTTGTGGTTGGCGAGAAGGGCAACGAGGCTGCCAATGTCACTGGGCCTGGTGGAGAGGCTGTGAAG GGGTCGCCCTACGCAGCAGACCGACGCCGAGGCTACCGCCGACGCTACTATCGTCGTGCAGCtcctggagaggaaggggaagaggtcgagggagggggagaattcaCACCACAGGTGAGGGGCCGCGGCCGAGGAGGTGGATTCCGTGGCCGTGTGCCTCGCAGGTTCTACCGTGGCCGCTTCTTTGGGCGTGGTCGTGGCCGCGGAGCTGGACGCGGGGGCTATGATGCTGGCTATGCTGACTATgagggagagatgatggagggagaagcTGTGCCCATGAGAGGCCGTGGAAGGGGACGAGGCCGCAGCAGGGGCAGAGGAGGACGCACCCCACGTGGATACTTCCGCCGTTACTATAGTGCTCCCCGACCACAGCAAGAAATGATGGGCGGCCCAGAGGAGGTCCCACGCCGCAGATTCCGCCGTGGAGGCCGTGGCCGTGGCCGTGGCGGTCGCTTCAGCGGTGCTCCAGAGACCAGG ACATCGGAAACGCAGACACAGGTAGCGGCTGAGGGACAGAAG GGAGAGGGACAGCAGGCAGGTCAAGAAGGCCAGGCTGCACCTGCAGCACAGCCTCAGCAGCCAGTGGAGAACACAACTGCTGAAAGCTCTGCGTAA
- the LOC113825738 gene encoding Y-box factor homolog isoform X2 — MADPETQAKPEEQPKAPAKAKEVLATKVTGTVKWFNVKSGYGFINRHDTKEDVFVHQSAITKNNPRKYVRSVGDGEEVEFDVVVGEKGNEAANVTGPGGEAVKGSPYAADRRRGYRRRYYRRAAPGEEGEEVEGGGEFTPQVRGRGRGGGFRGRVPRRFYRGRFFGRGRGRGAGRGGYDAGYADYEGEMMEGEAVPMRGRGRGRGRSRGRGGRTPRGYFRRYYSAPRPQQEMMGGPEEVPRRRFRRGGRGRGRGGRFSGAPETRTSETQTQVAAEGQKPEASAEECKEGNVESEGEQPEARTEAVGEGQQAGQEGQAAPAAQPQQPVENTTAESSA, encoded by the exons ATGGCGGACCCGGAGACACAAGCCAAGCCTGAAGAACAACCCAAGGCACCTGCTAAAGCGAAAGAAGTCCTTg CCACCAAGGTAACCGGCACTGTGAAATGGTTCAATGTGAAGAGTGGCTACGGCTTCATCAACCGGCATGACACCAAGGAGGACGTGTTTGTCCACCAGTCAGCCATCACCAAGAACAATCCCAGGAAGTACGTGCGTTCAGTGGGCgacggggaggaggtggagttcgATGTTGTGGTTGGCGAGAAGGGCAACGAGGCTGCCAATGTCACTGGGCCTGGTGGAGAGGCTGTGAAG GGGTCGCCCTACGCAGCAGACCGACGCCGAGGCTACCGCCGACGCTACTATCGTCGTGCAGCtcctggagaggaaggggaagaggtcgagggagggggagaattcaCACCACAGGTGAGGGGCCGCGGCCGAGGAGGTGGATTCCGTGGCCGTGTGCCTCGCAGGTTCTACCGTGGCCGCTTCTTTGGGCGTGGTCGTGGCCGCGGAGCTGGACGCGGGGGCTATGATGCTGGCTATGCTGACTATgagggagagatgatggagggagaagcTGTGCCCATGAGAGGCCGTGGAAGGGGACGAGGCCGCAGCAGGGGCAGAGGAGGACGCACCCCACGTGGATACTTCCGCCGTTACTATAGTGCTCCCCGACCACAGCAAGAAATGATGGGCGGCCCAGAGGAGGTCCCACGCCGCAGATTCCGCCGTGGAGGCCGTGGCCGTGGCCGTGGCGGTCGCTTCAGCGGTGCTCCAGAGACCAGG ACATCGGAAACGCAGACACAGGTAGCGGCTGAGGGACAGAAG CCTGAAGCATCAGCAGAAGAGTGTAAAGAAGGAAATGTTGAGTCTGAGGGAGAGCAACCAGAAGCTCGCACGGAAGCAGTG GGAGAGGGACAGCAGGCAGGTCAAGAAGGCCAGGCTGCACCTGCAGCACAGCCTCAGCAGCCAGTGGAGAACACAACTGCTGAAAGCTCTGCGTAA
- the LOC113825738 gene encoding Y-box factor homolog isoform X1, with product MADPETQAKPEEQPKAPAKAKEVLATKVTGTVKWFNVKSGYGFINRHDTKEDVFVHQSAITKNNPRKYVRSVGDGEEVEFDVVVGEKGNEAANVTGPGGEAVKGSSYAHDRDVPLQGSPYAADRRRGYRRRYYRRAAPGEEGEEVEGGGEFTPQVRGRGRGGGFRGRVPRRFYRGRFFGRGRGRGAGRGGYDAGYADYEGEMMEGEAVPMRGRGRGRGRSRGRGGRTPRGYFRRYYSAPRPQQEMMGGPEEVPRRRFRRGGRGRGRGGRFSGAPETRTSETQTQVAAEGQKPEASAEECKEGNVESEGEQPEARTEAVGEGQQAGQEGQAAPAAQPQQPVENTTAESSA from the exons ATGGCGGACCCGGAGACACAAGCCAAGCCTGAAGAACAACCCAAGGCACCTGCTAAAGCGAAAGAAGTCCTTg CCACCAAGGTAACCGGCACTGTGAAATGGTTCAATGTGAAGAGTGGCTACGGCTTCATCAACCGGCATGACACCAAGGAGGACGTGTTTGTCCACCAGTCAGCCATCACCAAGAACAATCCCAGGAAGTACGTGCGTTCAGTGGGCgacggggaggaggtggagttcgATGTTGTGGTTGGCGAGAAGGGCAACGAGGCTGCCAATGTCACTGGGCCTGGTGGAGAGGCTGTGAAG GGGTCGTCTTATGCTCATGACCGTGATGTTCCCCTGCAGGGGTCGCCCTACGCAGCAGACCGACGCCGAGGCTACCGCCGACGCTACTATCGTCGTGCAGCtcctggagaggaaggggaagaggtcgagggagggggagaattcaCACCACAGGTGAGGGGCCGCGGCCGAGGAGGTGGATTCCGTGGCCGTGTGCCTCGCAGGTTCTACCGTGGCCGCTTCTTTGGGCGTGGTCGTGGCCGCGGAGCTGGACGCGGGGGCTATGATGCTGGCTATGCTGACTATgagggagagatgatggagggagaagcTGTGCCCATGAGAGGCCGTGGAAGGGGACGAGGCCGCAGCAGGGGCAGAGGAGGACGCACCCCACGTGGATACTTCCGCCGTTACTATAGTGCTCCCCGACCACAGCAAGAAATGATGGGCGGCCCAGAGGAGGTCCCACGCCGCAGATTCCGCCGTGGAGGCCGTGGCCGTGGCCGTGGCGGTCGCTTCAGCGGTGCTCCAGAGACCAGG ACATCGGAAACGCAGACACAGGTAGCGGCTGAGGGACAGAAG CCTGAAGCATCAGCAGAAGAGTGTAAAGAAGGAAATGTTGAGTCTGAGGGAGAGCAACCAGAAGCTCGCACGGAAGCAGTG GGAGAGGGACAGCAGGCAGGTCAAGAAGGCCAGGCTGCACCTGCAGCACAGCCTCAGCAGCCAGTGGAGAACACAACTGCTGAAAGCTCTGCGTAA